The following are from one region of the Leptospira selangorensis genome:
- the pheT gene encoding phenylalanine--tRNA ligase subunit beta → MKLSLDWINDFTPIKDVSLEDVLKKIAASICEVDGVENYFSHLEKVVLVKIESLEKHPQADKLQVAQVSDGKNKIQIVSGAPNLKVGDLVPLAIPGAELGDKKILESELRGVKSSGMLCSEKELGLSEEDAGVMVLDDPEAKPGLNLREYFGFRDTILDIDNKSITHRPDLWSHFGFARELAAQLNLPIKFNPFETNWDFSKDIISPKVKETEYAHSYYSSSIEGIQIKPSNKTVRSRLKKCGVRVINNVVDVSNYLLLEAGQPTHFFDSDKLSSQGGIELEVDYAKKDESFPLLDETSPKLDSEILIIRNSKKGVAIAGVMGGADTAVDSNSKKVILESAVFPREFVRKSIRKTGIRSESSVRYEKGLEATTTLPIIKRALHLLKENGCPDLKASLPAGYIHTADKKVEIEVSLSFLNKKLGTEIDQSTSDKILKQLSFSTEWKGDTVKVLVPKYRQNYDITIPEDIVEEIGRTLGYASIPVRPLASDVKPPARNFSRELEKHLKRAFSQNLGYNEVFNYSYASSKDNSFEEEVKDSIKILNAMPDEQAYLRTSLYPSLLKNIRFNSDRFEKLKIFEFGRTYKKAEEPFNESKWFVWAVSFGRKSNEKDLNVLESDFFEVRTGIEKVLRHLNLRDIEWKIEAKSYFHPKASLSLFVSGKKVGELGYAHPAALDTADIKKRVILGRFEFVSLLEVWTEDRNKNYFAAPSHFPQTEIDLSLVMDLNESSSKFSDLAVLEKFPELQDIKVTVVFTGGNLPENKKSVSYRFKLLSQDKNLTQERIKEITDRLIQIANSSGYPLR, encoded by the coding sequence GTGAAATTATCCCTGGATTGGATTAACGATTTTACCCCTATCAAGGATGTGTCCCTCGAGGATGTCCTAAAAAAAATTGCAGCTTCTATTTGCGAAGTAGATGGGGTAGAGAATTATTTTTCTCATTTGGAGAAGGTCGTTTTAGTTAAGATCGAATCTTTAGAAAAACATCCTCAAGCAGACAAACTCCAAGTCGCTCAAGTTTCCGACGGCAAAAATAAGATCCAAATCGTTTCAGGGGCTCCTAATCTAAAAGTAGGGGACTTGGTTCCATTAGCTATTCCAGGTGCAGAGTTAGGAGATAAAAAAATCCTAGAGTCTGAATTAAGAGGAGTAAAAAGCTCTGGTATGTTATGCTCCGAAAAAGAACTGGGCCTCTCCGAAGAAGATGCAGGTGTTATGGTCCTGGATGATCCGGAAGCAAAACCTGGTCTGAATTTGAGAGAGTATTTTGGATTCAGAGATACTATTTTAGATATTGATAATAAATCCATCACACATCGTCCGGACCTATGGAGTCATTTCGGGTTTGCAAGAGAACTTGCAGCTCAATTAAATTTGCCGATCAAATTTAATCCTTTCGAAACTAATTGGGATTTTTCCAAAGATATTATATCTCCAAAGGTAAAAGAAACAGAATACGCGCATTCTTATTATTCTTCTTCGATTGAAGGAATCCAGATCAAACCTTCTAATAAAACCGTTCGCTCGCGTTTGAAAAAATGTGGAGTGAGAGTGATCAATAATGTCGTGGATGTTTCCAACTATCTATTATTGGAAGCAGGACAACCTACTCACTTCTTTGATTCTGATAAATTATCCTCTCAAGGTGGAATTGAATTAGAAGTGGATTATGCGAAGAAGGACGAAAGTTTTCCTCTTCTGGACGAAACTTCTCCCAAACTTGACTCTGAGATACTGATCATTCGTAACTCTAAAAAAGGAGTTGCGATCGCAGGTGTGATGGGTGGTGCGGATACAGCGGTGGATTCTAATTCCAAAAAAGTAATTTTAGAATCTGCAGTTTTCCCAAGGGAGTTTGTTCGTAAGTCGATCCGAAAAACAGGAATTCGTTCCGAGTCTTCTGTTCGATATGAAAAAGGTTTGGAAGCAACGACCACTCTTCCTATTATCAAAAGGGCTTTACATCTTCTGAAAGAGAATGGATGTCCTGATCTGAAAGCGAGCCTTCCTGCCGGGTATATTCATACTGCGGATAAAAAAGTAGAGATCGAGGTCAGCTTAAGTTTTTTGAATAAAAAACTCGGAACAGAGATTGATCAGTCTACTTCCGATAAAATTCTAAAACAACTTTCCTTCTCCACTGAATGGAAAGGAGATACAGTCAAGGTTCTTGTTCCTAAATACAGACAAAATTATGATATTACCATTCCGGAAGATATAGTAGAAGAGATAGGCCGTACATTAGGATATGCATCTATTCCAGTTCGTCCTTTGGCTTCGGATGTAAAACCTCCTGCTCGTAATTTCTCCAGAGAACTGGAAAAACATCTAAAAAGGGCCTTCTCCCAAAACCTTGGATACAATGAAGTATTCAATTATTCTTATGCTTCTTCAAAAGATAATTCGTTCGAAGAAGAAGTAAAAGATTCCATCAAGATCCTAAATGCAATGCCGGATGAGCAGGCGTATTTAAGGACTTCCCTATATCCTTCTCTTTTGAAAAATATCAGATTCAATTCCGATCGATTCGAAAAACTGAAAATTTTCGAGTTTGGACGTACTTATAAAAAAGCGGAAGAACCTTTTAATGAATCTAAATGGTTTGTTTGGGCGGTTTCTTTTGGTAGGAAGTCCAACGAGAAGGATCTAAACGTTTTAGAGTCCGATTTTTTTGAAGTTAGAACCGGTATTGAAAAAGTATTAAGGCATTTAAATTTGAGAGATATCGAATGGAAGATAGAAGCAAAAAGCTATTTCCATCCTAAGGCATCTCTTTCCTTATTTGTTTCCGGTAAAAAAGTGGGAGAGTTAGGATATGCTCATCCTGCTGCTTTGGATACGGCTGATATTAAAAAGAGAGTCATTTTAGGAAGATTCGAATTTGTTTCTTTATTAGAAGTTTGGACTGAAGATAGGAACAAAAACTATTTTGCCGCTCCATCTCATTTCCCTCAAACAGAGATAGATCTTTCTTTGGTGATGGATCTGAATGAATCTTCTTCTAAGTTCAGCGATTTGGCTGTTCTGGAAAAATTCCCTGAGTTGCAGGATATAAAAGTTACCGTAGTATTTACCGGTGGAAATCTTCCTGAAAATAAAAAGTCAGTTTCTTATCGATTCAAACTTTTGAGTCAGGACAAGAACTTAACTCAGGAAAGGATCAAGGAGATCACGGATCGTTTGATACAGATCGCAAATTCTTCCGGTTATCCTCTTCGTTAA
- a CDS encoding gamma carbonic anhydrase family protein, which translates to MKIHETAFIHPAATAFGMLEMGPLSSLWPGAVVRADLNEIKLGEGVNIQDNSTLHTDSTGSLFIDDYTLVGHNTMLHGCKIGKGCLIGIGAIILDEAVIGDGAMILAGCMIRGGKKIPPRAMVIPKNGDIVIYEKKAKPEMSIAGCLEYIQLAKRFQENVFKPFTKEEESSFVEEAKLIIKRYGI; encoded by the coding sequence ATGAAAATTCACGAGACTGCATTTATCCATCCGGCTGCGACCGCATTCGGAATGTTAGAGATGGGACCTCTATCTTCTCTCTGGCCGGGTGCTGTTGTTCGTGCGGATCTAAATGAGATTAAATTGGGTGAAGGTGTTAATATCCAGGATAATAGCACACTTCATACTGATTCTACCGGCAGTCTGTTCATAGATGATTATACATTAGTAGGTCATAATACGATGCTTCACGGTTGTAAGATCGGTAAGGGTTGTTTGATCGGAATAGGTGCGATCATTTTAGATGAGGCAGTGATCGGAGACGGTGCTATGATACTCGCCGGTTGTATGATCCGAGGCGGTAAAAAAATCCCTCCAAGAGCGATGGTAATTCCTAAGAATGGGGACATCGTCATCTACGAAAAAAAAGCGAAACCTGAGATGAGTATCGCAGGTTGTTTGGAATACATACAATTAGCGAAAAGATTCCAAGAGAACGTATTCAAACCTTTTACAAAAGAAGAAGAAAGTAGTTTTGTAGAAGAAGCAAAATTAATCATCAAAAGATACGGCATTTGA
- a CDS encoding bacteriohemerythrin, which yields MYDERVIEKIRGIWKTFDLSLGIPEIDKQHLWLIGILADLEDKLESGTRAELETTFTNALSKTLDYATEHFALEEKLLESIGYTKLGQHRLQHMRFITALRNRVRKSFEGDFENAVLDLLKNLKKWLFRHILSEDRQYVDAAMVHVDDKLTDWMQRHLNASIYADEIEKLYQMVLFSGKQEVSVEFKKLGEENLKLISDLWYRYKLKTGIAIVDIQHLWLLQLLVKTDKLYKQRLKQEIDADSLSAQLKEAIYETIEYIREHFNTEESIMHHFHYIGEKNHQKQHERFNILINDMIERSEKEELESLAILIQDLKDWLVSHIAIEDKKLFYFFRSRLSEVNEYVRNLNKEGRIHIWKDAVSIYKLLVDYEDITEDKKPKSLRRN from the coding sequence ATGTATGACGAAAGGGTTATAGAAAAAATCAGAGGCATTTGGAAGACATTCGATCTGTCTTTAGGAATTCCTGAAATAGATAAACAACATCTTTGGTTGATCGGAATTCTTGCTGATCTTGAGGATAAACTGGAGTCGGGGACCAGAGCCGAATTAGAAACTACATTTACGAATGCACTTTCTAAAACTTTAGATTATGCAACCGAACATTTCGCTCTGGAAGAAAAACTTTTGGAGAGTATAGGTTATACAAAACTAGGCCAACATAGATTACAACATATGCGGTTCATTACCGCACTCAGGAACCGTGTACGAAAAAGTTTCGAAGGAGACTTTGAAAATGCGGTTCTGGATCTGCTGAAAAATCTAAAAAAATGGCTGTTTAGACATATACTGAGCGAAGACAGACAATATGTGGATGCAGCAATGGTCCATGTAGACGATAAACTCACGGATTGGATGCAAAGACATTTAAATGCATCAATCTACGCGGATGAGATCGAAAAATTATACCAAATGGTCTTGTTCTCGGGAAAACAAGAGGTCTCAGTAGAATTTAAAAAACTGGGAGAAGAAAATCTAAAATTGATCTCCGATCTATGGTATCGATATAAACTCAAAACTGGGATCGCGATCGTAGATATACAACATCTATGGCTTTTGCAGTTATTGGTAAAAACGGACAAACTATATAAACAAAGATTAAAACAAGAAATAGATGCCGATTCCTTAAGCGCTCAATTAAAAGAAGCGATTTACGAAACGATAGAATATATCCGCGAACATTTTAATACCGAAGAATCTATTATGCATCATTTCCATTATATCGGGGAGAAAAATCACCAGAAACAGCATGAGAGATTTAATATTCTCATCAACGATATGATAGAAAGAAGCGAAAAAGAAGAGCTAGAATCCTTGGCAATTTTGATACAGGATTTAAAGGACTGGCTGGTAAGTCATATAGCGATAGAAGATAAAAAATTATTCTATTTCTTTAGGTCCCGTCTCTCCGAAGTAAATGAATATGTTCGGAATCTAAATAAGGAAGGCCGGATCCATATCTGGAAGGACGCAGTCTCGATTTACAAACTTCTAGTAGATTACGAGGATATAACCGAGGATAAAAAGCCTAAGTCTTTAAGACGCAACTAA
- a CDS encoding LIC_13215 family putative lipoprotein: MILLERYSLGFLLPGIILCFACIEKVPEIKKTIEIPELGLVLNYEGWIYEEYDPNRDSSDSSRSKNKREFSSDKHIKVMFYLFEPEQNKGSEIRTNINFVSEPIPAKYSKATLEDYVASISGLYSNIYKEYEILSVPQKCSFGKEKCIFFESKFILPNTAEKKQIRTLQWIFFKEGYVYIFTGTLPESEFSEKNKKILNTIQTLTEKI; the protein is encoded by the coding sequence ATGATCCTATTAGAACGTTACAGTCTAGGTTTCTTATTACCAGGGATCATCTTATGTTTTGCCTGTATCGAAAAAGTCCCAGAAATCAAAAAGACAATCGAGATCCCTGAACTAGGTTTAGTATTAAATTATGAAGGCTGGATCTATGAAGAATATGATCCAAATCGAGATAGTTCGGACTCCAGCCGTTCCAAAAACAAAAGAGAATTCTCAAGTGATAAACATATTAAGGTAATGTTTTATCTTTTTGAGCCGGAACAAAACAAAGGTTCCGAGATCAGGACCAATATTAATTTTGTATCGGAACCGATTCCTGCAAAATATTCCAAAGCAACCTTAGAAGATTACGTGGCTTCCATTAGCGGATTGTATTCGAATATATATAAAGAATACGAAATACTTTCCGTTCCTCAAAAATGCAGTTTTGGAAAAGAGAAATGTATTTTTTTTGAATCAAAGTTTATTCTTCCAAACACCGCAGAAAAAAAACAGATCAGAACTCTCCAATGGATCTTTTTCAAAGAAGGTTACGTGTATATTTTTACAGGCACTTTACCTGAGTCAGAGTTTTCGGAGAAGAATAAAAAGATCCTAAACACGATCCAGACTCTGACGGAAAAGATATAA
- a CDS encoding DUF3052 family protein, which translates to MAGYSGTPLAKKLGFKEGQNAIIINEPKEFKGLLEELPPNITFKKILAGSFDYIHFFCKSKDELSKNFSKFPDFLADKGMVWISWPKMSSGVKTDLKEDMIREIGLKTGLVDVKVCAIDSVWSGLLFRRRKS; encoded by the coding sequence ATGGCAGGATATTCAGGTACACCCTTGGCCAAAAAATTAGGATTTAAAGAAGGCCAGAACGCGATCATCATCAACGAGCCGAAAGAATTTAAAGGCTTATTAGAAGAACTTCCTCCCAATATTACATTCAAGAAGATATTAGCGGGGAGCTTCGATTATATTCATTTTTTCTGTAAGAGCAAAGATGAACTTTCTAAAAACTTCTCCAAGTTCCCGGACTTTCTCGCAGACAAAGGAATGGTTTGGATTTCTTGGCCTAAGATGAGTTCAGGTGTGAAAACAGACTTAAAAGAAGATATGATTAGAGAAATAGGCTTGAAGACGGGATTGGTAGACGTTAAAGTCTGCGCAATCGATTCGGTTTGGTCGGGTTTACTTTTCAGAAGAAGAAAAAGTTAA
- a CDS encoding cytochrome C oxidase subunit IV family protein has translation MELFLNYALYIIVSIGFLIPFTGFVIGAGAIVNATVAGFAVNLLAQIVEEDRLKTYLEKNKSTMIGQALLKAVEAGKTKLQPGSVTSHAEEHGHGGHHLISVQTYSLVFAALIVGTVITVLVAQVDFGAMNTVIAMLVATIKASLVLAYFMHLKYDNVMNRVIFGSGFLFLLLLFGFSVADIYTRAKIFAGFPY, from the coding sequence ATGGAACTGTTTCTCAATTACGCGCTGTATATTATCGTAAGTATCGGGTTCTTGATTCCCTTCACTGGATTTGTTATCGGAGCGGGAGCGATTGTAAATGCTACCGTTGCTGGATTTGCCGTTAACTTGTTGGCTCAAATCGTAGAAGAGGACAGACTCAAGACTTATCTCGAAAAGAATAAGTCCACTATGATCGGTCAGGCTTTATTAAAAGCCGTCGAAGCAGGTAAGACTAAACTGCAACCAGGTTCAGTTACTTCTCACGCAGAAGAGCATGGTCATGGCGGACATCATCTGATCTCTGTTCAAACTTATTCTCTTGTGTTTGCTGCACTGATCGTTGGAACTGTAATCACCGTATTAGTAGCTCAAGTAGACTTCGGAGCAATGAACACTGTGATCGCTATGCTTGTAGCGACCATCAAAGCTTCCTTAGTATTAGCTTACTTCATGCACCTTAAGTATGATAACGTAATGAACAGAGTGATCTTCGGATCAGGCTTCTTGTTCTTACTTCTTCTTTTTGGATTTTCCGTAGCGGACATCTATACAAGAGCGAAAATTTTCGCTGGCTTCCCTTACTAA
- a CDS encoding LIC13212 family protein gives MKTLIFLIISLLAVFIQIDAAPKILTMEEREIERQIEAIRKAGFSDIEIDNLHASISQNIHQINKILQMETTKKALRYIGDEPQELPQFLKTDRDNKPYLELDMGSGESFWDFPKTYLYNARIFIYPGSNPEKLEKIIMQFKRTNSNGEIFVREMRRVINIDPKGPQIGSEGKRTPNNNKEIKLEYYSSYDTELIWPDTPVQSIAPSVETKLHEETNPLPYNKQKQIIVTYKKYLRKVDKNVRHKLRDLELNQKRLVSKMLEFQ, from the coding sequence ATGAAAACCCTTATCTTTCTCATAATTTCTCTTTTGGCCGTATTCATACAAATAGATGCGGCACCTAAAATCCTCACTATGGAAGAAAGGGAAATAGAACGTCAGATCGAAGCCATTCGTAAGGCTGGGTTTTCCGATATCGAGATAGATAATTTGCACGCTTCTATCTCTCAGAATATCCATCAGATCAATAAGATCCTTCAGATGGAGACTACCAAAAAAGCATTAAGATATATCGGTGACGAGCCTCAGGAATTGCCTCAATTCTTAAAAACGGATAGGGATAATAAACCTTATCTAGAATTGGATATGGGTTCCGGAGAATCTTTCTGGGACTTCCCTAAAACTTATCTTTATAACGCGCGTATCTTTATCTACCCGGGCAGCAATCCTGAAAAACTAGAAAAGATCATTATGCAATTTAAACGTACAAACTCTAACGGAGAAATTTTCGTAAGAGAGATGCGTAGGGTGATCAATATAGATCCTAAAGGGCCTCAAATTGGAAGTGAAGGAAAAAGAACTCCGAACAATAATAAAGAGATCAAATTAGAATATTATTCCAGCTATGATACTGAATTGATCTGGCCGGATACTCCGGTCCAATCCATAGCACCTAGTGTGGAGACCAAACTACATGAGGAAACCAATCCACTACCTTATAATAAACAAAAACAGATTATTGTAACATATAAAAAATATCTGCGTAAGGTGGACAAGAATGTTCGCCATAAGCTGAGAGATCTGGAGCTCAATCAAAAGAGACTGGTTTCTAAAATGTTGGAATTCCAATAA
- a CDS encoding MFS transporter — protein sequence MQVTKRAPLREIFGWCMFDFANSSYTTVIITVIYCRVFAEVIVPISSNPANPYEDGNFLFGLALFFSYLLVVLTGPLFGAISDFSAKKKTFLFWSYLSCVISTAAFWLVATPGAWELGFALIILSNFFFASGENFASSFLPHLGPKEELGKISGYAWGVGYMGGLLSVFLVQTLVAPSIDPAIYGSLRFVGPLTALFFLLAGIPTFLLLKEYQPAIKIPAGESYLTIGFKQLSESIKSIRHFKDLVIYLISLFFSMAALAIVIAFAFLYGNQEIKITSGQEAALFVLLQFFAMIGAIFFGFVQDKIGAKKTFNITLVFWIFCLIGIYFVREITNFVNGLGVDISVQWVFVIFGTLAGSGVGSTQSASRAIVAVFSPESKSGEFFGLWGLSGKLAAAIGVFAIGILQKIFDLRNAFLVVAVFFFISLIINIFVNEKRGIEKAKDWERNGGH from the coding sequence ATGCAAGTGACCAAACGCGCTCCCTTAAGGGAAATATTCGGATGGTGCATGTTCGATTTCGCCAATTCTAGTTATACTACTGTAATTATAACAGTCATCTACTGCAGAGTTTTCGCCGAAGTAATCGTTCCAATCTCCTCAAATCCGGCAAATCCTTACGAGGATGGGAATTTTTTATTCGGACTAGCTTTATTTTTCTCTTATCTATTAGTAGTACTAACAGGGCCGTTATTCGGAGCTATCTCCGACTTCTCCGCTAAAAAGAAAACATTCCTTTTCTGGAGCTATCTCAGCTGTGTAATTAGCACCGCGGCTTTTTGGTTAGTTGCTACTCCAGGTGCTTGGGAATTAGGTTTTGCTCTAATCATTCTTTCCAACTTCTTCTTCGCTTCCGGAGAAAACTTTGCCTCTTCCTTCCTACCTCATTTAGGTCCTAAGGAAGAATTAGGAAAAATTTCAGGATATGCTTGGGGAGTCGGATATATGGGAGGACTTCTTTCCGTATTCTTGGTCCAGACTCTTGTGGCGCCTTCAATCGATCCGGCGATCTACGGATCTCTTAGATTTGTAGGACCTCTTACGGCATTGTTCTTCTTACTTGCTGGAATTCCGACATTCTTACTTTTGAAGGAGTACCAACCTGCTATTAAAATACCGGCAGGAGAAAGTTACCTTACTATCGGTTTTAAACAATTATCAGAGAGTATTAAATCGATAAGACATTTTAAAGACCTAGTCATCTATTTAATCTCCTTATTCTTCTCCATGGCCGCACTTGCTATCGTGATTGCATTTGCATTCTTATACGGAAACCAAGAGATCAAGATTACATCCGGACAAGAAGCTGCATTATTCGTATTGCTCCAATTTTTTGCAATGATAGGTGCGATATTCTTCGGATTCGTTCAAGATAAGATCGGGGCCAAAAAAACTTTCAATATCACTTTGGTATTTTGGATCTTCTGCTTGATTGGAATTTATTTTGTAAGAGAGATCACTAACTTTGTTAACGGACTAGGAGTTGATATTTCAGTACAATGGGTATTCGTGATCTTTGGAACTCTCGCAGGTTCAGGAGTCGGATCCACTCAATCTGCAAGTAGAGCAATTGTTGCAGTCTTCTCTCCTGAATCCAAGTCTGGGGAATTTTTCGGTCTTTGGGGTCTTTCCGGAAAACTGGCAGCCGCAATCGGAGTTTTTGCGATCGGTATATTACAGAAAATTTTCGATCTAAGAAATGCATTCTTGGTCGTTGCCGTATTCTTCTTTATCTCTTTGATCATCAATATCTTTGTGAATGAAAAAAGAGGGATCGAAAAAGCGAAGGATTGGGAAAGAAACGGAGGACATTAG
- a CDS encoding (2Fe-2S)-binding protein: MNSSDFSQIDLNALMRPRKVCVCNQVSEEDITNSIRRGNDTLGKLMRDTSCCTGCGTCRGRVLKLLSETLASKPQ, encoded by the coding sequence ATGAATTCTTCCGACTTTAGTCAAATAGACCTGAACGCCCTGATGCGACCTCGAAAGGTTTGCGTATGCAACCAGGTATCCGAAGAGGATATTACGAATTCTATCCGCAGAGGGAATGACACTTTGGGTAAATTGATGAGGGACACAAGTTGTTGTACCGGCTGCGGTACCTGCAGAGGAAGAGTTCTCAAATTGCTTTCCGAAACCCTAGCATCCAAACCTCAATGA
- a CDS encoding RibD family protein, with product MNRPFLAVNMAMTLDGKVCRPDGKWYGLSSRNDKRRMDQIRSEADALILGKNSLLNDDPVTHLRYVESEKEPRAIILVRTGTLPSDRKVFQFSKVKPLLFCTSKNESQVRSELSEFAEILPLKGEDLDPEIILKELEKRGHSKILLEGGPRLNDSFFRKGLVDRLYLTIVPFFIGQSGLPSITGGESAYFNFDKTDWKLVSSEQIEQEVFLIYDKQIKPEAQ from the coding sequence ATGAACCGTCCATTTTTAGCCGTGAATATGGCAATGACCTTGGACGGAAAGGTTTGCCGCCCCGACGGAAAATGGTATGGTCTCTCTTCTCGAAATGATAAAAGAAGAATGGACCAGATCCGCTCCGAAGCGGACGCTCTCATCCTTGGAAAAAACAGCCTTCTAAACGACGACCCGGTCACTCATCTCAGATATGTTGAATCGGAGAAGGAGCCCCGCGCAATTATACTCGTTAGAACCGGGACATTACCTTCCGATCGAAAAGTATTCCAATTTTCTAAAGTAAAACCTTTGTTGTTCTGTACTTCTAAAAATGAATCCCAGGTTAGATCCGAATTATCAGAGTTTGCGGAGATACTTCCATTAAAGGGAGAAGATTTGGATCCGGAGATCATACTGAAAGAATTAGAAAAAAGAGGGCATTCCAAAATACTTTTAGAAGGCGGACCTAGATTGAATGATTCGTTTTTTAGAAAGGGACTCGTAGATAGACTCTATCTCACTATCGTTCCATTCTTTATTGGACAATCCGGTTTACCTTCTATCACCGGCGGAGAATCCGCATATTTTAATTTTGATAAAACAGATTGGAAACTTGTATCTTCCGAACAGATAGAGCAGGAAGTATTTTTGATATACGATAAACAGATCAAACCCGAAGCCCAATGA
- a CDS encoding biosynthetic peptidoglycan transglycosylase produces the protein MNEGNHFLHRWFFFGIRSILVLVFLLLIYYQTFPEKRILFRENKLIYLPENLESVPLENDWVRIEELPPGSLEYLVEVEDYRFYRHRGYSLADIQSSIIQAVFFFRRLRGASTLDQQLARTLFLSRDKTLTRKLREIRIAQALDEELGKRGVLEYYLNLVYWGRGLNGIYRSSKYYFNKHPGKLLPREFKALVQILKKPDAYSREEVRSLSLEY, from the coding sequence ATGAACGAAGGAAACCATTTCTTACATAGATGGTTTTTCTTTGGGATCAGAAGTATTCTGGTATTAGTATTCCTTCTTCTTATTTATTACCAAACATTTCCTGAAAAAAGGATCTTATTCAGAGAGAACAAATTAATTTATCTACCTGAAAACTTAGAGTCAGTTCCTCTCGAAAACGATTGGGTACGGATAGAAGAATTACCACCAGGAAGTTTAGAATACTTGGTAGAAGTAGAAGACTATAGGTTTTATAGACATCGAGGATATTCATTGGCTGATATACAATCTTCTATCATACAAGCTGTCTTTTTTTTCAGAAGATTAAGAGGTGCGAGCACTTTAGACCAACAGCTTGCTAGAACATTATTCTTATCCAGAGACAAAACATTAACCCGCAAGCTAAGAGAGATCCGAATTGCACAAGCTCTTGATGAAGAATTAGGTAAAAGAGGAGTTTTGGAATATTATCTGAATTTAGTGTATTGGGGCCGCGGATTAAACGGGATTTATAGATCTTCCAAATATTATTTCAATAAACATCCGGGAAAACTTCTTCCAAGAGAATTTAAGGCGCTGGTCCAAATATTAAAAAAACCGGATGCATACTCCAGAGAAGAAGTAAGATCGCTTTCTTTGGAATATTGA